Proteins encoded by one window of Kribbella flavida DSM 17836:
- the dpdF gene encoding protein DpdF has translation MSRDDIATLQAALNSWPEMPDQAIGAELSDACRRTLDALRGLGTPATGWLDIAALVRQVLLTTQVTYGGDPFLIVPEIAPWPDLDQWNRVRCSAIATVDGRRLIQAEDWSPPASLLDDGVGDDLARLQVRAAYRDADPSYDNAVTADPFWRAAHGYDVYRGEPQRQAARAAVLSDGGSVIVALPTGRGKTAVAWSKALMSSVGVTIVVVPTVVLALDMERRTQDASREREQKGKPALSPLLRYAYVGSLAPDVKRQLREAVRAGTQRLLYTSPEALVSSLAAAVMECARNGLLQQVVIDEAHLVDQWGADFRSEFQTMPGLIRNAYEAAPKAAKPSVLLLSATLAQRPVDVLARLFALGDRPVDLVWGSETRTEPAFFFRNHDDENARTTSVLEAVARLPRPLILYTSTVSDAESWAVRLRAAGLARVGSITGKSGETERRSVMERWRGRTDHRIAAQTSLDVVVGTSAFGLGLDMPNVRTVLHACLPETIDRYYQEIGRAGRDGRPSLAFLCRGPGDLRIAKSLNDVSMIGDDLGWQRWRRLLMSATQAPDSHLRYRVPKSTLPVYLETGYGRSARWNVRTLTLMAQAGIIRLRVPEFTPDPNQSASAQQEARDAFYREVEDLLDFEILDGKLQAQEAWKAALGSVRGEVRAAQGHALQSLLTLATGEECAGRVIARHYAVRHGGGKFHTSPACRGCPVCRREPRRAPGIHPAEPCPSLPAPHRISDPLASSRGDDPFLFIRIDYGDDVGPLLARFAQRGAQAFSISTNLAARLQRDVRTPIIRDDPASVATLIENYSGLVVIMTSLLLEESVRQRIARGQLTYVLGPPDLPDPEKPGNLLRDTRKSITAMSALGRM, from the coding sequence ATGTCTAGGGACGACATCGCCACGCTGCAGGCCGCGTTGAACTCCTGGCCGGAGATGCCTGACCAGGCGATCGGGGCCGAACTCAGCGATGCCTGTCGGCGGACTCTGGACGCGCTGCGTGGCCTGGGGACTCCAGCCACCGGTTGGCTGGACATCGCAGCCTTGGTGCGGCAGGTGCTGCTCACAACTCAGGTGACCTATGGAGGGGACCCGTTCCTGATCGTGCCCGAGATCGCCCCGTGGCCCGATCTCGACCAATGGAACCGGGTCCGCTGCTCAGCGATCGCGACTGTAGATGGACGGCGTCTGATCCAAGCGGAGGACTGGTCGCCGCCGGCCTCCTTGCTCGACGACGGAGTCGGGGACGACCTCGCGCGCTTGCAGGTACGCGCCGCCTACCGCGACGCCGATCCGAGTTATGACAACGCCGTGACGGCCGACCCGTTTTGGAGAGCTGCGCATGGTTACGACGTCTACCGCGGCGAGCCCCAACGGCAGGCGGCGCGGGCGGCTGTCCTCAGCGATGGGGGGTCGGTGATCGTCGCACTCCCGACCGGGCGAGGGAAGACGGCGGTGGCCTGGTCGAAGGCGCTGATGTCAAGCGTAGGCGTCACCATCGTCGTGGTGCCCACGGTCGTACTGGCCCTCGACATGGAACGCAGAACCCAAGATGCCTCCCGTGAGCGGGAGCAGAAGGGGAAGCCTGCGCTGAGCCCTCTCCTCCGGTACGCGTACGTCGGCTCACTGGCACCCGACGTTAAGCGGCAGTTGCGCGAGGCGGTACGTGCCGGCACCCAACGCCTGCTCTACACCTCGCCCGAGGCACTCGTCTCCAGTCTGGCCGCGGCAGTTATGGAGTGCGCACGTAACGGCCTGCTGCAGCAGGTGGTGATCGATGAAGCGCACCTAGTTGACCAGTGGGGCGCCGACTTCCGGTCCGAGTTCCAAACGATGCCCGGTCTAATCCGGAACGCCTACGAAGCCGCGCCCAAGGCGGCGAAGCCGTCTGTACTGCTGCTCAGCGCGACGCTCGCCCAGCGACCGGTCGATGTGCTCGCCCGCCTATTCGCGCTAGGTGACCGCCCGGTCGACCTGGTCTGGGGATCCGAAACCCGGACAGAACCGGCGTTCTTCTTCCGTAATCACGACGACGAGAATGCGCGAACGACTTCAGTTCTCGAGGCTGTCGCTCGACTGCCGCGTCCACTGATCCTGTACACCTCCACCGTTTCTGATGCGGAGAGCTGGGCCGTCCGTCTGCGTGCCGCCGGCCTCGCCAGAGTCGGCAGCATCACTGGCAAGTCTGGTGAGACCGAGCGCCGATCGGTGATGGAAAGATGGAGAGGCAGAACCGACCACAGAATCGCCGCGCAAACCTCCCTCGACGTGGTGGTTGGTACGTCGGCATTCGGACTCGGCCTCGACATGCCCAATGTGCGGACGGTCCTACACGCCTGCCTGCCGGAGACTATCGACCGCTATTACCAGGAGATCGGTCGAGCAGGGCGCGACGGGCGTCCATCGTTAGCGTTTCTCTGCCGTGGTCCAGGGGACCTGCGCATCGCGAAGTCCCTCAACGACGTCTCGATGATCGGGGATGACCTAGGCTGGCAACGATGGCGACGCCTGCTCATGTCCGCGACTCAGGCGCCGGACAGCCACCTCCGCTACCGAGTGCCGAAAAGCACTCTGCCCGTCTACCTCGAGACCGGCTACGGACGGTCGGCGCGGTGGAACGTGCGCACGTTGACCCTGATGGCACAGGCCGGCATCATTCGGCTACGGGTACCGGAATTCACGCCGGATCCAAACCAGTCTGCATCCGCCCAGCAGGAAGCTCGCGATGCGTTCTATCGCGAGGTTGAGGACCTGCTCGATTTCGAAATCCTCGACGGCAAATTGCAAGCGCAAGAGGCCTGGAAGGCGGCCTTGGGGTCGGTGCGCGGCGAAGTGCGGGCGGCTCAAGGGCATGCATTGCAGTCCCTGCTCACCCTCGCCACCGGCGAGGAGTGCGCCGGCCGGGTCATCGCCCGCCACTATGCCGTACGCCACGGGGGCGGGAAGTTCCACACCAGCCCGGCCTGCCGGGGTTGCCCGGTCTGCCGACGCGAACCGAGACGTGCGCCCGGAATCCATCCGGCCGAACCGTGCCCGTCGCTGCCGGCTCCTCACCGGATCTCCGATCCGCTGGCATCATCGCGCGGAGACGACCCGTTCCTCTTCATCCGGATCGACTACGGCGACGACGTCGGCCCCCTGCTCGCCCGGTTCGCACAGCGCGGCGCCCAGGCGTTCAGTATCAGCACCAACTTGGCCGCACGTCTGCAGCGTGACGTACGCACGCCGATTATCCGCGACGACCCGGCATCCGTCGCGACCCTAATTGAGAACTACTCGGGACTCGTTGTCATTATGACGTCGTTACTGCTCGAGGAGTCGGTGCGGCAACGGATCGCCCGGGGGCAACTCACCTACGTGTTGGGGCCGCCAGATCTGCCCGACCCGGAGAAGCCGGGCAACCTGTTGCGAGACACTCGGAAGAGCATCACAGCAATGTCAGCGTTGGGGAGAATGTGA
- the dpdH gene encoding protein DpdH, with the protein MSTQVNFVCWSADTVTATIPTEAATPSDAVLLGTHSPLRITRRGGKGGHAAEELITEHEVLEEFLAAEPNNGVLVATVIGKSGAGKSHLVRWAKANMPEATGRRLIYLQKTETSLKDVVEALLVDQHDPAFDEIRRRVSTLGSGMTVDEMEQRILNEIAEALRVHEAPTPLGKALVGDNGLALFFLDPLFRQHLLREDSFVKRRAKHALRGRDADEPDVPLEFTVDELPLDIGEFANIREAAATTQKIFRRLSSSAQLQVEAVALLNELFDVAVTKAASLGVGDVSQAFKKIRENLVGQEIVLLIEDVALIQGVRRDLLDAVVEVGVVQGEQRYATVRTMMAVTDGYYTDSLPETFKRRAEASSPLYEVDVDLDSSAADEQDLIDFVGRYLNAARVGKDDLEAATPQVPNHCASCRFQAPCHDNFGASSDGYGLYPYNRPAIVQAVRACAERDQARLNFNPRKVLSRAVRDVLNDNVDVIREGLFPLATFLAAEVENVGVQHLPLSVRERIEEQYPNDEAERLTTLLNFWGDGGRKVIPAGILTAFSHEPIPADLFDERQTDEPGADGAGVTRDDGPIPPSVLKQLEAIDNWSTGQTLPQGLANEMRSVLREAILARLTWLDPVIKEPDSASLKKAIPTNARGISIAGASENLQNSNPVLVVPRTARMARMFRGLVMLRAGFPERAGEALPRLDALAESAVVETRKRVIAELAVDDASLIDAAASLLRGAAASGRLPAKAKELDLVNAVLWSEPGHHRPDAGGRAPQWTAAYAIYLAARATVVDRFLAGVGAAQGTGAVHAVDIHRLLPIVRQAMARAEAGGQVVPEWCADADRKLRALERLAPVQLEYWRGLTSRIRRHMPAGTSYGDTVGAVIEAATVGHAHGLVKVNDLAALNARNETAKSWDSGSIGEVEKLLAEAESAPALTLLALAGTEAGAELPAIADFLDSTAAWVDAGLREAEANGGVATDLDAQIDATIATWFGILGDHAKREAGSELPGTPQTSPATQLATQEGSAH; encoded by the coding sequence ATGAGTACACAGGTCAACTTCGTCTGCTGGTCCGCCGACACCGTCACCGCAACCATCCCAACCGAGGCAGCGACGCCGTCGGACGCGGTGCTTCTCGGAACCCACTCACCGCTACGGATCACGCGCCGGGGAGGCAAGGGCGGCCATGCCGCCGAGGAGCTCATCACCGAGCACGAAGTGCTCGAGGAGTTCCTCGCCGCCGAGCCCAACAATGGTGTCCTCGTCGCCACCGTCATCGGCAAGTCTGGCGCCGGCAAGTCGCACCTCGTCCGGTGGGCCAAGGCGAACATGCCCGAAGCAACCGGACGGCGCCTGATCTACTTGCAGAAGACCGAAACCAGCCTTAAAGATGTGGTCGAGGCCCTCCTCGTCGACCAGCATGACCCGGCCTTCGACGAAATCCGACGCCGGGTCTCAACCCTCGGCAGTGGCATGACCGTCGACGAGATGGAGCAGCGGATCCTCAATGAGATAGCCGAGGCTCTCCGCGTCCACGAGGCACCGACGCCCCTGGGCAAAGCCCTGGTCGGTGACAACGGCCTAGCGCTCTTCTTCTTGGACCCACTCTTCCGGCAGCATCTGCTGCGCGAGGACTCGTTTGTGAAGCGCCGGGCCAAGCACGCTCTGCGCGGGCGTGACGCCGACGAACCGGATGTCCCTCTGGAGTTCACCGTTGACGAACTCCCACTCGACATCGGCGAGTTCGCGAACATCCGTGAGGCCGCCGCCACGACCCAGAAGATCTTCCGAAGGCTGTCGAGCAGCGCACAACTCCAGGTCGAGGCAGTCGCCCTGCTCAACGAGTTGTTCGATGTCGCGGTCACGAAGGCCGCTAGCCTGGGCGTGGGCGACGTAAGTCAGGCCTTCAAGAAGATCCGCGAGAATCTCGTCGGCCAGGAGATCGTCCTGCTCATCGAGGACGTGGCGCTGATCCAGGGCGTGCGTCGCGACCTACTCGACGCTGTCGTCGAGGTTGGGGTGGTGCAAGGTGAGCAGAGATACGCGACCGTACGCACAATGATGGCGGTCACCGATGGTTACTACACCGATTCGCTCCCGGAGACCTTCAAGCGGCGGGCAGAGGCTTCGTCGCCGCTCTATGAGGTCGATGTCGACCTCGACAGCAGTGCTGCGGACGAGCAGGACCTGATCGACTTCGTCGGCCGCTACCTCAATGCCGCACGGGTCGGCAAGGACGATCTTGAGGCGGCGACCCCTCAGGTACCGAATCACTGCGCGAGTTGCCGGTTCCAGGCTCCGTGCCACGACAACTTCGGGGCTTCCTCCGACGGCTACGGGCTCTACCCGTACAACAGGCCGGCGATCGTTCAGGCCGTCCGCGCGTGCGCCGAGCGAGATCAGGCGCGGCTCAACTTCAATCCGCGCAAGGTACTCTCGCGCGCTGTCCGCGACGTGCTCAACGACAACGTCGACGTCATTCGCGAAGGACTCTTCCCCCTGGCGACCTTCCTCGCCGCGGAGGTTGAAAACGTCGGAGTGCAGCACCTGCCGCTGAGTGTCCGGGAACGGATCGAGGAGCAGTACCCAAACGACGAGGCGGAGCGTCTGACGACTCTTCTAAATTTTTGGGGCGACGGCGGTCGCAAGGTGATCCCGGCAGGCATCCTTACGGCGTTCTCGCACGAGCCGATCCCAGCGGATCTCTTCGACGAGCGGCAGACTGACGAACCTGGCGCGGACGGCGCAGGGGTCACCAGGGACGACGGGCCCATCCCTCCCTCGGTCCTCAAGCAACTCGAGGCAATCGACAACTGGTCGACTGGCCAGACATTGCCCCAAGGTCTGGCCAACGAGATGCGGTCGGTGCTGCGGGAGGCCATCCTCGCCCGACTCACCTGGCTCGACCCGGTCATAAAGGAACCGGACAGCGCGTCACTGAAGAAGGCGATTCCGACGAACGCACGCGGAATCTCGATCGCAGGCGCGTCAGAGAACCTACAGAACTCGAACCCGGTCCTAGTAGTTCCGCGGACGGCGCGGATGGCGCGCATGTTTCGCGGGCTGGTGATGCTCCGTGCAGGGTTCCCAGAGCGTGCTGGTGAGGCCTTGCCGCGGCTCGACGCCCTCGCTGAGTCGGCCGTCGTCGAGACGCGAAAGAGAGTGATCGCCGAACTAGCCGTAGACGACGCATCGCTGATCGACGCAGCGGCATCGCTGCTGCGCGGCGCAGCGGCCTCCGGTCGGCTGCCGGCGAAGGCCAAGGAGCTCGACCTGGTTAACGCCGTGCTCTGGTCCGAACCGGGACACCATCGTCCGGACGCCGGTGGTCGTGCCCCGCAGTGGACAGCCGCCTACGCGATCTACCTCGCCGCGCGCGCCACCGTCGTTGATCGATTCCTCGCCGGGGTCGGCGCCGCACAAGGCACTGGCGCGGTGCACGCGGTGGACATTCACCGCTTGTTGCCGATTGTCCGTCAAGCCATGGCTCGCGCCGAGGCGGGTGGCCAGGTCGTCCCCGAGTGGTGCGCGGACGCAGACCGAAAGTTGAGGGCTCTTGAACGCTTGGCACCAGTTCAACTTGAGTATTGGCGAGGACTCACCTCTCGTATCCGGCGGCACATGCCCGCTGGCACGAGCTACGGAGATACGGTCGGCGCAGTCATCGAAGCCGCCACAGTCGGTCATGCCCACGGGCTGGTCAAGGTCAACGACCTAGCGGCGCTAAACGCGCGTAACGAGACCGCGAAGTCCTGGGATTCAGGCAGCATCGGCGAGGTCGAGAAACTGCTCGCCGAAGCCGAGAGCGCGCCCGCGCTGACCCTGCTGGCACTGGCCGGCACCGAAGCGGGCGCCGAACTGCCAGCGATTGCTGATTTCCTTGATTCGACGGCCGCTTGGGTCGACGCAGGATTGCGGGAAGCTGAAGCCAACGGAGGCGTAGCGACCGATCTAGATGCCCAGATCGATGCGACGATCGCGACCTGGTTTGGAATCCTCGGCGACCACGCGAAACGTGAGGCAGGCTCGGAACTTCCAGGGACACCACAAACGTCGCCGGCGACTCAACTGGCGACCCAAGAAGGGAGCGCGCACTGA